Proteins encoded by one window of Paenibacillus urinalis:
- the coaD gene encoding pantetheine-phosphate adenylyltransferase, with product MSESAHKTERVAVYPGSFDPVTLGHLDIITRASKQFDRLVVAVLNNKSKNPLFTVEERVELLQLVTADLPNVEVDSFRDLTANYVRIKGAQVIMRGIRSVTDFEYELQLASLNKKLNKDAETIFMMTDPKYSYLSSSVVKEIASFEGDVSELVPAEVEDALRRKVIEKKNGV from the coding sequence ATGAGTGAATCAGCACATAAGACGGAGAGAGTAGCCGTATACCCCGGGAGCTTCGACCCTGTGACATTGGGACACCTGGATATTATTACGCGAGCCTCCAAACAATTTGATCGGCTCGTGGTGGCGGTACTTAATAATAAGAGCAAGAATCCGCTGTTCACGGTGGAGGAACGTGTAGAGCTGCTGCAGTTGGTTACGGCGGACCTGCCAAATGTTGAAGTGGACAGCTTCCGTGATTTAACGGCCAATTATGTGAGGATCAAGGGTGCACAGGTCATTATGCGCGGAATTCGTTCGGTAACTGACTTTGAATATGAGCTGCAGCTGGCATCCCTTAACAAGAAGCTTAACAAGGATGCAGAAACCATCTTTATGATGACGGATCCCAAATATTCGTATCTGAGCTCCAGTGTAGTGAAGGAGATTGCAAGCTTCGAAGGGGATGTCTCCGAGCTGGTGCCTGCCGAGGTAGAGGATGCGCTCAGACGTAAAGTTATCGAGAAGAAGAATGGCGTCTAG
- a CDS encoding nucleoside recognition domain-containing protein, with the protein MNSEITRKNNVPSYIKTMLLGISALLVVAAVVTSPSEAFDASMQGLQIWWKMVFPALLPFIMLSQMLTAFGFTHGLGVLLEPLMRIGFRLPGITGLGLAVGMTGGFPSGADTAARLYQQKLITGKEAAILASITHFASPMTLFVVIGAAFYEAPAVGYILACIHGISGIMAGILLGRVNLYSKKTTKTTELHEQPESVSALEAMMKAKEKDGRSFGRLLGDTVSHAVQVLMMTGGYMIMFSVFIRLLGKYVTPFLPEWIWASFFELHLGAYSMRSLDITAHAVGFALLAAAIGWGGLSSHLQATALLAPYGINMRIFTIGRILHAGISYGLVLLLWPPIQSWLNHSKAVFLHIGQNPSTQAQYSPGGLQAAVTLGLFHVVLLTSLIVISVCIGKWHSRRHSSSR; encoded by the coding sequence ATGAATTCAGAAATAACGAGGAAAAATAACGTTCCATCTTATATAAAAACGATGCTTCTCGGTATCAGCGCCCTACTGGTCGTGGCTGCTGTTGTCACTTCCCCAAGTGAAGCATTTGACGCCTCGATGCAAGGCCTTCAAATATGGTGGAAGATGGTCTTTCCTGCTCTCCTGCCCTTCATTATGCTGTCGCAAATGCTGACTGCCTTCGGGTTCACCCATGGTCTCGGCGTGCTCTTAGAGCCTTTAATGCGTATAGGCTTTCGTCTGCCGGGAATAACGGGGCTTGGTCTCGCTGTTGGGATGACAGGCGGTTTTCCGTCCGGTGCAGATACTGCAGCCAGACTGTACCAGCAGAAGCTTATCACGGGGAAGGAAGCGGCCATTCTAGCCTCTATCACCCATTTTGCAAGTCCCATGACGTTATTCGTTGTCATTGGGGCAGCATTCTATGAAGCGCCAGCTGTCGGATATATTTTAGCATGCATTCACGGTATAAGCGGGATCATGGCAGGTATTTTGCTCGGACGCGTCAACCTCTACTCGAAAAAGACCACAAAAACGACCGAGCTGCATGAACAGCCCGAATCTGTTTCTGCACTCGAAGCGATGATGAAGGCCAAGGAAAAGGATGGCAGAAGCTTTGGCAGACTGCTGGGAGATACAGTAAGTCATGCCGTTCAAGTATTGATGATGACCGGAGGCTACATGATCATGTTCTCCGTGTTCATCCGGCTGCTGGGTAAATATGTAACGCCTTTTCTCCCTGAATGGATCTGGGCCTCTTTTTTCGAGCTTCACCTTGGAGCTTATTCGATGCGTTCCCTTGATATTACCGCACATGCAGTCGGATTTGCACTTCTTGCCGCCGCCATTGGCTGGGGTGGACTCAGCTCCCATTTACAGGCAACTGCGCTTCTTGCTCCATACGGAATAAACATGCGTATTTTTACAATAGGTCGTATACTGCATGCTGGTATTTCCTATGGGCTTGTCCTGCTGCTATGGCCGCCAATCCAGAGCTGGCTGAATCATTCCAAAGCCGTCTTTCTTCATATTGGACAAAACCCTTCAACGCAAGCGCAATACTCTCCCGGAGGTCTTCAAGCAGCGGTTACCCTAGGCCTCTTCCATGTAGTACTGTTAACATCACTAATCGTCATCTCCGTGTGTATCGGCAAATGGCATTCTAGACGCCATTCTTCTTCTCGATAA